A single Fibrobacter succinogenes DNA region contains:
- the thiS gene encoding sulfur carrier protein ThiS has product MNSNPVKINGENVTAAGMTIAEYLASANYDTKRIAVERNLEIVPKAKYAEVVLEAGDVVEVVNFVGGG; this is encoded by the coding sequence TTGAACTCAAATCCAGTCAAAATCAACGGTGAAAACGTCACGGCAGCAGGCATGACCATTGCCGAATATTTGGCGTCCGCAAATTACGATACAAAACGCATCGCCGTTGAGCGCAATTTGGAAATCGTCCCGAAAGCAAAGTATGCTGAAGTCGTTCTTGAAGCGGGCGATGTCGTTGAAGTTGTAAACTTTGTCGGGGGCGGGTGA
- the thiF gene encoding thiamine biosynthesis protein ThiF, with protein sequence MTCDKIPSREEFRRALVQKQGEEIVQKLEQATVAICGVGGLGSNVAINLARAGIKKLILVDFDRVDVTNLQRQQYKISQVGTPKAFALVENLKEIAPYTELEAYDEKITEENIDKFVANADVVCEAFDNPEAKAMLVNAVLEKYPQKYLVAASGMAGTDDANSIKTRKISKHFYLCGDGKSDVTQGLELLAPRVQICAAHEALTIIRIIAGLEV encoded by the coding sequence ATGACCTGCGATAAAATCCCGAGCAGGGAAGAGTTCAGACGCGCACTCGTACAAAAGCAGGGCGAAGAAATCGTTCAGAAACTAGAACAGGCCACAGTTGCCATCTGTGGTGTAGGTGGACTCGGCTCTAACGTTGCCATCAATCTTGCTCGCGCGGGCATCAAGAAGCTCATTCTCGTGGATTTTGACCGTGTTGACGTGACGAACTTGCAGCGCCAGCAGTACAAGATTTCTCAAGTCGGAACGCCTAAAGCGTTTGCTCTCGTCGAGAACTTGAAAGAAATCGCGCCGTACACAGAACTCGAAGCGTACGATGAAAAAATCACGGAAGAAAACATCGACAAGTTCGTTGCAAATGCCGATGTTGTGTGCGAAGCGTTCGACAATCCCGAAGCGAAAGCGATGCTCGTGAATGCGGTGCTTGAAAAGTATCCGCAAAAATATCTCGTCGCAGCCTCTGGAATGGCGGGCACGGACGATGCGAATTCTATCAAGACGCGCAAAATTTCAAAACATTTTTACCTTTGTGGCGATGGCAAAAGCGACGTGACTCAAGGGCTTGAGCTCCTCGCTCCACGCGTGCAGATTTGCGCAGCGCATGAGGCGCTCACGATTATCCGGATTATTGCCGGTCTAGAAGTTTAA
- a CDS encoding thiazole synthase, which produces MNSDKLVIGGHEFDSRFILGSGKYSLKLIEAAVKDAGAQIVTLAVRRANTKEHENILDYIPKNVTLLPNTSGARNAEEAVRIARLSRELGCGDFVKIEIMRDTKYLLPDNAETIKATETLAKEGFVVMPYMYPDLNVARDLVNAGAAAVMPLASPIGSNKGLCTKEFIQILIDEIDLPIIVDAGIGKPSEACAAMEMGAAAIMANTALATAGDLTQMATAFKLAIEAGRKAYLAGLGRVLSRGASASDPLTGFLRD; this is translated from the coding sequence ATGAATTCTGACAAACTTGTTATTGGCGGTCATGAATTTGATTCTCGTTTTATTCTCGGTTCTGGAAAGTATTCCCTCAAGCTCATTGAAGCTGCGGTCAAGGATGCGGGCGCTCAAATTGTAACGCTTGCCGTTCGCCGTGCAAACACGAAGGAACACGAAAACATCCTCGACTACATTCCGAAAAACGTCACGCTTTTGCCGAACACATCGGGCGCCCGCAATGCCGAAGAAGCAGTCCGCATCGCAAGACTCTCCCGTGAACTTGGTTGCGGTGACTTTGTGAAAATCGAAATCATGCGCGATACCAAGTACTTGCTCCCGGACAATGCCGAAACGATCAAGGCCACCGAAACACTTGCAAAGGAAGGCTTCGTGGTGATGCCTTACATGTACCCGGATTTGAACGTGGCACGTGACCTCGTGAATGCCGGTGCTGCCGCCGTGATGCCGCTTGCATCGCCGATTGGTTCGAACAAGGGACTTTGCACAAAAGAATTTATTCAAATTTTGATTGACGAAATCGATCTCCCGATTATCGTTGATGCTGGCATCGGTAAACCGTCCGAAGCTTGTGCCGCCATGGAAATGGGCGCTGCCGCTATTATGGCAAACACCGCTCTTGCAACGGCTGGCGATCTCACACAAATGGCAACCGCATTCAAGCTGGCGATTGAAGCAGGCCGCAAGGCTTACCTCGCTGGGCTTGGTCGCGTGCTTTCCCGTGGCGCATCCGCATCTGACCCGCTCACAGGATTCTTGAGGGATTAA
- the thiH gene encoding 2-iminoacetate synthase ThiH, whose product MAERKDNNYFFDSGNLSPAALERKHRIETDPSVRTNIMEYLPGMEVIQSDIRDKVLDAFENYDASKYTARDVQFALQHDTCSIEDFKALLSPAAAPFLEQMAAKAKIETGRHFGNNVYLFTPLYIANYCENYCVYCGFNCYNHIKRMQLNMEQIEHEMKVIADSGMEEVLLLTGESRAKSSVEYIGEACKLARKYFKLVGVEVYPVNVDEYKYLHECGVDYVTVFQETYDRKRYEQLHLLGHKRVFPYRFDSQERALMGGMRGCGFSALLGLSDFRRDALASALHVYYLQKKYPHAEMSLSCPRLRPIVNNEKISPLDVHERELCQVLCAYRIFLPFVGITVSSRESKEFRNGIVKIAATKVSAGVSTGIGDHESKYSGHDDGEGGDEQFEINDGRSIDKMYADMSGEGMQPVLNDYLYV is encoded by the coding sequence ATGGCTGAACGCAAAGACAACAATTACTTTTTTGATTCTGGGAATCTTTCTCCTGCGGCGCTTGAACGCAAGCACAGGATCGAAACGGATCCGTCTGTTCGCACGAACATCATGGAATACCTGCCGGGAATGGAAGTCATCCAGTCCGACATCCGCGACAAGGTTCTCGATGCATTCGAAAACTACGACGCTTCCAAATATACGGCTCGTGATGTGCAATTCGCTTTGCAGCACGACACTTGCTCTATCGAAGATTTCAAGGCTTTGCTTTCACCGGCTGCAGCGCCGTTCCTCGAACAGATGGCCGCCAAGGCAAAGATTGAGACGGGCCGCCATTTCGGCAACAACGTCTATCTCTTTACGCCGCTTTACATCGCGAACTACTGCGAAAACTACTGCGTCTATTGCGGTTTCAACTGCTACAATCACATCAAGCGCATGCAGCTAAACATGGAGCAGATTGAGCACGAGATGAAGGTCATCGCCGACAGCGGCATGGAAGAAGTCTTGTTGCTCACGGGTGAAAGCCGCGCGAAAAGCAGCGTCGAATACATCGGCGAAGCTTGCAAGCTTGCCCGCAAGTATTTCAAGCTCGTTGGCGTCGAAGTTTACCCGGTGAATGTCGATGAATACAAGTATTTGCATGAATGCGGTGTTGATTACGTGACGGTGTTCCAGGAAACATACGACCGCAAGCGTTATGAACAACTTCATTTGCTCGGTCACAAGCGCGTATTCCCTTATCGCTTTGATTCTCAGGAACGTGCCCTTATGGGCGGCATGCGTGGTTGCGGATTCTCGGCGCTTCTCGGGCTTTCGGATTTCCGCCGTGACGCCCTCGCAAGCGCTCTGCACGTTTACTACTTACAAAAGAAGTATCCGCATGCAGAAATGAGCCTCAGCTGCCCGCGTTTACGTCCAATCGTGAATAACGAAAAAATTAGCCCGCTCGACGTTCATGAACGCGAACTTTGCCAGGTGCTTTGCGCTTACCGCATCTTCCTCCCGTTCGTGGGCATCACGGTTTCGAGCCGCGAAAGCAAGGAATTCCGCAACGGTATCGTGAAAATTGCCGCAACGAAAGTTTCTGCTGGCGTTTCAACGGGTATCGGCGACCACGAGAGCAAGTACAGCGGTCACGATGACGGGGAAGGCGGCGACGAACAGTTCGAAATCAACGATGGTCGCAGCATCGACAAAATGTACGCTGACATGAGCGGCGAAGGCATGCAGCCTGTGCTGAACGACTACCTGTACGTATAA
- a CDS encoding Tfp pilus assembly protein FimT/FimU, whose product MKTVNSKRGITLMELMVVLAIMSILSTVAMPKMFGAGEKAREKIDLMKLYDLRNSINLALIEDSDAMSHYDPTQKQSADKKKELLRKLNNGLSSKQGATLFVIELHGKLSINVQGSHNSANNSNNISEMIGEDGTFYTALKEANFDGVADIIADRLKGVGNYKNGGETYTSIPWQKGSTTYYRTAPKRTLFQSKALNAGKINDNTRYTLSIRWSDVDNPGYSVEVFIIPNEGEWNSAYMSDYGTCFSTYGRKGCAKRKK is encoded by the coding sequence ATGAAAACTGTAAATTCAAAGAGGGGTATCACCCTCATGGAGCTTATGGTGGTCCTCGCTATTATGAGTATTCTTTCCACCGTGGCAATGCCGAAGATGTTCGGTGCCGGTGAAAAGGCTCGTGAAAAAATCGACCTGATGAAACTGTATGACCTCAGAAACTCAATCAATTTAGCGCTTATTGAGGATAGCGATGCCATGTCGCACTACGACCCAACCCAAAAGCAGAGTGCCGATAAGAAAAAAGAACTTTTGAGAAAACTGAATAACGGTCTTTCATCAAAACAAGGCGCAACACTATTCGTAATCGAGTTACATGGTAAGCTTTCCATAAACGTTCAGGGAAGCCATAATAGCGCTAATAATTCCAACAATATTAGCGAAATGATTGGCGAAGACGGAACATTCTATACAGCCTTGAAAGAAGCTAACTTCGATGGAGTCGCCGATATTATCGCCGACAGACTTAAAGGAGTTGGTAATTACAAAAATGGAGGCGAAACGTACACCTCTATTCCATGGCAAAAAGGCAGCACCACATACTACAGAACAGCACCTAAGAGAACGCTATTCCAAAGCAAAGCCCTTAATGCTGGAAAAATTAATGACAACACCCGTTATACGTTAAGTATCCGTTGGTCTGATGTAGATAATCCCGGCTATTCCGTAGAAGTATTCATTATTCCAAACGAAGGCGAGTGGAACTCGGCATACATGTCTGATTATGGAACTTGCTTCTCGACCTACGGCCGCAAAGGTTGTGCAAAGAGAAAGAAATAG
- the thiE gene encoding thiamine phosphate synthase: MKNLDTTLYFITDSTSVPEDRFLPTVEAACKGGATLIQLREKNRSTREYMELATATHEVTKCYGIPLIIDDRVDVALAIGAEGVHVGQTDMPVAVARQLMGADKIIGATTKTVPQALEAYEQGADYLGVGAIYPTTTKVVTILTSVDTLKAIVKAVPIKVNAIGGLNKDNIDVLNGSGISGICAVSAIMKAADPERATRELKQAFLKLVVGG, translated from the coding sequence ATGAAAAATCTTGATACAACGCTCTATTTTATTACCGATAGTACAAGTGTACCTGAGGATCGTTTTTTGCCAACGGTTGAGGCCGCATGTAAGGGTGGGGCGACCCTCATCCAGCTCCGCGAAAAGAACCGCTCGACACGTGAATACATGGAACTTGCAACTGCAACGCACGAAGTTACGAAATGTTATGGAATCCCGCTGATTATCGATGACCGTGTTGACGTCGCTCTGGCCATCGGGGCCGAAGGTGTGCATGTGGGGCAGACGGACATGCCAGTGGCGGTGGCTCGCCAGCTGATGGGTGCAGATAAAATAATAGGTGCGACGACAAAAACGGTTCCGCAGGCACTTGAAGCTTACGAGCAGGGTGCCGATTATCTGGGCGTGGGCGCGATTTATCCGACGACGACAAAGGTGGTTACGATCCTTACGAGTGTCGATACGCTCAAGGCGATTGTAAAAGCCGTGCCTATCAAGGTGAATGCTATCGGTGGGCTCAATAAGGATAATATCGATGTGCTTAATGGCTCCGGAATTTCAGGCATTTGCGCTGTTTCTGCAATTATGAAGGCCGCAGATCCAGAACGCGCCACAAGAGAATTGAAGCAAGCGTTCTTGAAATTAGTGGTTGGTGGTTAG
- a CDS encoding type III pantothenate kinase: protein MKKNLKNSLSFVVDVGNSHTVLGIFKGDKVVDHWRLTTRKETTSDEVMNRVGGLIHFSKIKPESVTHVGLSTVVPSLERPWVKALQTLLKRPVQVVSSTNCLNCPIAYPNPSTLGADRLCNIIALKERGYSDAIVIDMGTATTFDVMKDGGFAGGIIIPGISASLDVLTEKAARLLPVSIEWPKHLIANNTDDAIRAGLLFGFMAELETLVAKIKQEMGKKDVPVFATGGWGRTIVGHTKIIDTYDPYLTLDGVRLVALRGDSAAEVIDKDAEE, encoded by the coding sequence ATGAAAAAGAATTTAAAGAACTCTTTGTCGTTCGTTGTTGATGTGGGAAACTCCCATACAGTTCTTGGAATTTTCAAGGGTGACAAGGTTGTTGACCATTGGAGACTCACGACCCGCAAGGAAACCACTTCGGACGAAGTGATGAATCGCGTAGGCGGTCTCATTCATTTTTCGAAAATCAAGCCGGAATCGGTGACGCATGTTGGGCTTTCGACCGTGGTGCCTTCGCTTGAACGCCCGTGGGTCAAGGCTTTGCAGACGCTCCTCAAGCGCCCTGTGCAAGTGGTGAGTTCTACGAACTGCCTCAATTGCCCGATTGCATACCCGAACCCGAGTACGCTTGGAGCAGACCGTCTTTGCAATATTATTGCGCTCAAGGAACGCGGCTACTCTGATGCAATTGTTATCGATATGGGCACCGCCACGACTTTTGACGTAATGAAGGATGGCGGATTTGCCGGCGGTATCATCATTCCTGGCATTAGCGCTAGCCTCGATGTGCTTACCGAAAAAGCGGCTCGCCTTTTGCCGGTTAGCATTGAATGGCCTAAGCACCTTATTGCAAACAACACTGACGATGCCATTCGCGCAGGCCTCTTGTTCGGATTCATGGCCGAACTCGAAACGCTCGTTGCAAAAATCAAGCAGGAAATGGGTAAGAAGGATGTTCCTGTTTTTGCAACTGGCGGTTGGGGTAGAACCATCGTCGGGCATACAAAAATTATTGATACTTACGATCCATATTTAACGTTGGACGGAGTCCGTCTTGTTGCGCTTCGCGGAGATTCCGCTGCCGAAGTCATCGACAAGGACGCCGAAGAATAA